The following proteins are co-located in the Burkholderia sp. HI2500 genome:
- the sucC gene encoding ADP-forming succinate--CoA ligase subunit beta, with translation MKIHEYQGKEILRKFGVAVPRGKPAFSVDEAVKVAEELGGPVWVVKAQIHAGGRGKGGGVKVAKSIEQVREYANQILGMQLVTHQTGPEGQKVNRLMVEEGADIKQELYVSLVVDRVTQKIVLMGSSEGGMDIEEVAEKHPELIHKVIVEPSTGLLDAQADDLAAKIGVPAASIPQARAILQGLYKAFWETDASLAEINPLNVSSDGKVIALDAKFNFDSNALFRHPEIVAYRDLDEEDPAEIEASKFDLAYISLDGNIGCLVNGAGLAMATMDTIKLFGGEPANFLDVGGGATTEKVTEAFKLMLKNPDLKAILVNIFGGIMRCDVIAEGVIAGSKAVNLNVPLVVRMKGTNEDLGKKMLADSGLPIISADSMEEAAQKVVAAAAGK, from the coding sequence ATGAAGATTCACGAGTACCAGGGTAAGGAAATCCTGCGGAAATTCGGAGTCGCGGTACCGCGCGGCAAGCCGGCGTTCTCGGTGGACGAGGCCGTCAAGGTGGCAGAAGAGCTCGGCGGCCCGGTATGGGTCGTGAAGGCTCAGATTCACGCAGGTGGCCGTGGCAAGGGCGGCGGCGTGAAGGTGGCGAAGTCGATCGAGCAGGTCCGCGAATACGCGAACCAGATCCTCGGCATGCAGCTCGTCACGCACCAGACGGGCCCGGAAGGCCAGAAGGTCAACCGTCTGATGGTCGAAGAAGGCGCCGACATCAAGCAGGAACTGTATGTCAGCCTCGTCGTTGACCGCGTGACGCAAAAGATCGTTCTGATGGGTTCGAGCGAAGGCGGCATGGACATCGAAGAAGTCGCCGAAAAGCACCCGGAACTGATCCACAAGGTCATCGTCGAGCCGTCGACGGGCCTGCTCGACGCACAGGCCGACGACCTCGCCGCGAAGATCGGCGTGCCGGCTGCTTCGATTCCGCAAGCGCGCGCGATCCTGCAAGGCCTGTACAAGGCATTCTGGGAAACCGACGCGTCGCTGGCTGAAATCAACCCGCTGAACGTTTCCAGCGACGGCAAGGTCATCGCGCTCGACGCGAAGTTCAACTTCGACTCGAACGCGCTGTTCCGCCACCCGGAAATCGTCGCATACCGCGATCTGGACGAAGAAGATCCGGCTGAAATCGAAGCGTCGAAGTTCGACCTCGCGTACATCTCGCTCGACGGCAACATCGGCTGTCTCGTGAACGGCGCAGGCCTGGCAATGGCGACGATGGACACGATCAAGCTGTTCGGCGGTGAGCCGGCGAACTTCCTGGACGTCGGCGGTGGCGCGACCACCGAGAAGGTCACGGAAGCGTTCAAGCTGATGCTGAAGAACCCGGATCTGAAGGCGATCCTCGTGAACATCTTCGGCGGCATCATGCGCTGCGACGTGATCGCGGAAGGCGTGATCGCCGGTTCGAAGGCCGTGAACCTGAACGTGCCGCTCGTCGTGCGCATGAAGGGCACGAACGAGGACCTCGGCAAGAAGATGCTGGCCGATTCGGGCCTGCCGATCATCTCGGCGGACAGCATGGAAGAGGCTGCGCAGAAGGTCGTCGCGGCTGCCGCAGGCAAGTAA
- a CDS encoding pilin, with protein MFEAFSVSLFRRVAADLRRANRPSPRWRPAGFTLIELMIVLAIVGVIAAYAIPAYQDYLARSRVGEGLALASSARLAVADNAASGASLDGGYSPPAGTRNVESVVIDGETGQITVAFTTRVAAAGANTLVLVPSAPDKADAPTARVPLKKGAMQAGAIAWECFAAGKGASSLPAPGAGPLPADAATLPAKYAPAECRA; from the coding sequence ATGTTCGAAGCCTTTTCCGTTTCCCTGTTCCGTCGCGTGGCCGCCGATCTGCGGCGCGCGAACCGGCCGTCGCCGCGCTGGCGGCCGGCCGGCTTCACGCTGATCGAACTGATGATCGTGCTGGCGATCGTCGGCGTGATCGCGGCCTATGCGATTCCCGCGTACCAGGATTACCTTGCGCGCTCGCGCGTCGGCGAAGGGCTCGCGCTTGCGTCGTCCGCGCGGCTCGCCGTCGCCGACAACGCCGCAAGCGGCGCGAGCCTCGACGGCGGCTACAGCCCGCCGGCCGGCACCCGCAACGTCGAATCGGTTGTGATCGACGGCGAGACCGGCCAGATCACGGTCGCTTTCACTACGCGCGTCGCCGCGGCCGGGGCCAATACGCTGGTGCTCGTGCCGTCCGCGCCCGACAAGGCCGATGCGCCCACCGCACGCGTGCCGCTCAAAAAGGGCGCGATGCAGGCCGGCGCGATCGCGTGGGAGTGCTTCGCCGCCGGCAAGGGGGCGTCGTCGCTGCCCGCGCCGGGGGCCGGGCCGCTGCCGGCTGACGCGGCGACGCTGCCCGCGAAATACGCGCCGGCGGAGTGCCGCGCTTAG
- the recA gene encoding recombinase RecA — MEDSKKGSGMTAEKSKALAAALAQIEKQFGKGSIMRMGDGEAAENIQVVSTGSLGLDIALGVGGLPRGRVVEIYGPESSGKTTLTLQVIAELQKIGGTAAFIDAEHALDVQYAAKLGVNVPELLISQPDTGEQALEITDALVRSGSIDMIVIDSVAALVPKAEIEGEMGDSLPGLQARLMSQALRKLTGTIKRTNCLVIFINQIRMKIGVMFGNPETTTGGNALKFYSSVRLDIRRIGSIKKNDEVIGNETRVKVVKNKVSPPFREAIFDILYGEGISRQGEIIDLGVQAKIVDKAGAWYSYNGEKIGQGKDNAREFLRENPEIAREIENRIRESLGVVTMPDGAGQDEAEAMDEEE, encoded by the coding sequence ATGGAAGATAGCAAGAAGGGCTCCGGGATGACCGCCGAGAAGAGCAAGGCGCTGGCCGCCGCGCTTGCCCAGATCGAGAAGCAGTTCGGCAAGGGCTCGATCATGCGCATGGGCGACGGCGAGGCGGCCGAGAACATCCAGGTCGTGTCCACGGGCTCGCTGGGTCTCGATATCGCGCTCGGCGTCGGCGGCCTGCCGCGCGGCCGGGTGGTCGAGATCTACGGTCCGGAATCGTCCGGTAAAACCACGCTCACGCTGCAGGTCATTGCCGAACTGCAGAAGATCGGCGGCACCGCAGCGTTCATCGACGCCGAGCACGCGCTCGACGTTCAATATGCGGCGAAGCTTGGCGTGAACGTGCCGGAGCTGCTGATCTCGCAGCCGGACACCGGCGAGCAGGCGCTTGAAATCACCGACGCGCTGGTGCGCTCGGGCTCGATCGACATGATCGTCATCGACTCGGTCGCGGCGCTCGTGCCGAAGGCCGAAATCGAAGGCGAGATGGGCGATTCGCTGCCGGGTCTGCAGGCCCGCCTGATGTCGCAGGCGCTGCGCAAGCTGACCGGCACGATCAAGCGCACGAACTGCCTGGTGATCTTCATCAACCAGATCCGGATGAAGATCGGCGTGATGTTCGGCAACCCGGAAACCACGACGGGCGGCAACGCGCTGAAGTTCTACTCGTCGGTGCGTCTCGACATCCGCCGGATTGGCTCGATCAAGAAGAACGACGAGGTGATCGGCAACGAAACCCGCGTGAAGGTCGTCAAGAACAAGGTGTCGCCGCCGTTCCGCGAAGCGATTTTCGACATCCTGTATGGCGAAGGCATTTCGCGTCAGGGCGAGATCATCGATCTCGGCGTGCAGGCGAAGATCGTCGACAAGGCGGGCGCCTGGTACAGCTACAACGGCGAGAAGATCGGCCAGGGCAAGGACAACGCGCGTGAATTCCTGCGCGAGAATCCGGAAATCGCACGCGAGATCGAGAACCGCATTCGCGAATCGCTTGGCGTGGTCACCATGCCCGATGGGGCAGGCCAGGACGAAGCCGAGGCGATGGACGAAGAAGAGTGA
- a CDS encoding DUF2889 domain-containing protein, whose product MPLSEPVPRQLRHQRAIRAEAYERGDGLWDIEACLTDHKPRDVALASGIRPQGLPIHELWLRVTIDRDLNVVDAEASSEWVPYPGHCQSATPAYRALIGLNLFRNFRRNANRLLAGVAGCSHLTELCAVLPTAAIQAFAGDVWNVREEGGEGPDHDGVHDEAPFQLGRCRALRFDGEVVRQYYPRWYGASRPDVPGEGSTKE is encoded by the coding sequence ATGCCGCTATCCGAGCCCGTGCCCCGTCAGTTGCGACATCAACGCGCAATCCGAGCGGAAGCTTACGAGCGCGGCGACGGCTTGTGGGACATCGAAGCCTGCCTGACCGACCACAAGCCGCGCGATGTCGCGCTTGCGTCGGGCATCCGGCCCCAGGGCCTGCCGATCCACGAACTCTGGCTGCGCGTGACTATCGATCGTGACCTCAATGTCGTCGACGCCGAAGCGTCTTCGGAATGGGTTCCCTATCCCGGTCACTGTCAATCCGCCACTCCCGCCTATCGGGCCCTCATCGGGCTCAATCTCTTCCGCAATTTTCGCCGCAACGCGAACCGGCTGCTCGCCGGCGTCGCAGGCTGCTCCCATCTCACCGAACTGTGCGCCGTGCTGCCGACCGCGGCGATCCAGGCGTTCGCCGGTGACGTGTGGAACGTGCGCGAGGAGGGGGGCGAGGGGCCGGACCATGACGGCGTGCACGACGAAGCGCCTTTCCAGCTCGGCCGCTGCCGGGCGTTGCGGTTCGACGGCGAGGTCGTGCGGCAGTACTACCCGCGCTGGTATGGCGCGAGCCGGCCGGACGTGCCCGGTGAAGGCAGCACGAAGGAATGA
- the recX gene encoding recombination regulator RecX gives MVGRRGQAGEPEESDAPETAGRSGRRAGSSGADRRGAGSNAANRTATRASDDALVSFEIAAPDDPFDDDESFDAHDRSRRRVSGVSFPGDRAADASAPAREDVYTRSSQHPRRTRRAPGASSSTASGDAPGATERKSSKPQRSLKGRALGYLSRREYSRTELARKLAPYVGEDESVDPVLDALEQEGWLSDARFAESLVHRRASRVGVARIVSELKRHAVGDTLVEEVNAQLRETEWARAQAVWRKKFGALPQTPAERAKQARFLAARGFSSATIVKLLKVGDDFLVDD, from the coding sequence ATGGTCGGGCGCCGAGGTCAGGCTGGCGAGCCGGAGGAGAGCGACGCGCCCGAAACGGCGGGTCGCTCCGGCCGGCGAGCCGGATCCTCGGGCGCCGATCGGCGGGGCGCAGGCAGCAATGCCGCGAACCGCACCGCGACGAGGGCATCCGACGATGCCCTCGTTTCGTTTGAGATTGCCGCACCGGACGATCCGTTCGACGACGATGAATCGTTCGACGCGCACGATCGCTCCCGCCGTCGTGTTTCCGGTGTCAGCTTCCCGGGTGATCGCGCAGCCGATGCATCGGCGCCGGCCAGGGAAGATGTCTATACGCGCAGCAGCCAGCATCCGCGCCGCACACGTCGCGCGCCGGGTGCTTCTTCCAGCACTGCATCAGGTGACGCTCCGGGCGCGACCGAGCGCAAGTCATCGAAGCCTCAGCGATCGCTGAAGGGCCGCGCGCTCGGCTATCTATCCCGCCGTGAATACAGTCGCACGGAACTCGCGCGCAAGCTCGCGCCCTACGTCGGCGAAGACGAATCCGTCGATCCCGTGCTCGATGCGCTGGAACAGGAAGGCTGGCTGTCCGATGCGCGCTTTGCCGAGAGTCTCGTGCATCGTCGCGCGTCGCGTGTCGGCGTCGCACGCATCGTCAGCGAGCTGAAGCGTCATGCGGTGGGCGACACGCTCGTCGAAGAGGTGAATGCGCAGCTCCGCGAGACCGAATGGGCGCGTGCGCAGGCGGTCTGGCGCAAGAAATTCGGTGCACTGCCGCAAACGCCGGCCGAGCGTGCGAAGCAGGCGCGCTTTCTCGCCGCGCGCGGCTTCTCGAGTGCGACCATCGTGAAGTTGCTGAAGGTCGGCGACGATTTCCTGGTCGACGACTGA
- the sucD gene encoding succinate--CoA ligase subunit alpha: protein MSILINKDTKVITQGITGKTGQFHTRACREYANGREAFVAGVNPKKAGEDFEGIPIYASVKEAKAETGATVSVIYVPPAGAAAAIWEAVEADLDLAICITEGIPVRDMIEVKDRMRREGRKTLLLGPNCPGTITPDELKIGIMPGHIHRKGRIGVVSRSGTLTYEAVAQLTALGLGQSSAVGIGGDPINGLKHIDVMKMFNDDPDTDAVVMIGEIGGPDEANAAEWIKDNMKKPVVGFIAGVTAPPGKRMGHAGALISGGADTAEAKLEIMEACGITVTRNPSEMGRLLKKAL from the coding sequence ATGTCGATTCTGATCAACAAGGACACGAAGGTCATCACGCAGGGCATTACCGGCAAAACCGGTCAGTTCCATACGCGCGCCTGCCGTGAATACGCAAACGGCCGCGAAGCATTCGTCGCGGGCGTGAACCCGAAGAAGGCCGGCGAAGATTTCGAAGGCATTCCGATCTACGCAAGCGTCAAGGAAGCGAAGGCGGAAACCGGCGCGACCGTGTCGGTCATCTACGTTCCGCCGGCAGGCGCAGCCGCTGCGATCTGGGAAGCGGTCGAAGCCGACCTGGATCTCGCGATCTGCATCACGGAAGGCATTCCCGTCCGTGACATGATCGAAGTGAAGGACCGCATGCGTCGCGAAGGCCGCAAGACGCTGCTGCTCGGGCCGAACTGCCCGGGCACGATCACGCCGGACGAACTGAAGATCGGCATCATGCCGGGTCACATCCACCGCAAGGGCCGCATCGGCGTCGTGTCGCGTTCGGGCACGCTGACGTATGAAGCGGTTGCCCAGCTGACGGCACTCGGCCTCGGCCAGTCGTCGGCAGTCGGTATCGGCGGCGACCCGATCAACGGTCTGAAGCACATCGACGTGATGAAGATGTTCAACGACGATCCGGATACGGACGCAGTCGTGATGATCGGCGAAATCGGTGGTCCGGACGAAGCCAATGCGGCAGAGTGGATCAAGGACAACATGAAGAAGCCGGTGGTCGGCTTCATCGCTGGCGTCACGGCGCCTCCGGGCAAGCGCATGGGCCACGCCGGCGCGCTGATCTCGGGCGGTGCGGATACGGCCGAAGCGAAGCTGGAAATCATGGAGGCGTGCGGCATCACCGTGACGCGCAACCCGTCGGAAATGGGCCGTCTGCTGAAGAAGGCGCTGTAA
- a CDS encoding TerC family protein: MLEFLTSLHWGAVLQIVIIDILLGGDNAVVIALACRNLPANQRLRGVVWGTAGAILLRVALITFAVALLDVPFLKLGGGLLLLWIGIKLMAPAEGAHDDIKPASRLWDAVRTIVIADAVMSLDNVIAIAGAAEQADPSHRIALVIFGLVVSVPIIVWGSTLVLKLLDRFPIFVAFGAGLLGWIAGGLIVNDPVGDRWPVLDTPEVLYGASIAGALFVVAIGYTLRKRRDVPHAH; this comes from the coding sequence ATGCTCGAATTCCTGACGTCGCTCCACTGGGGCGCCGTTCTCCAGATCGTCATCATCGATATCCTGCTCGGCGGCGACAACGCCGTCGTGATCGCGCTCGCATGCCGCAACCTGCCCGCGAACCAGCGGCTGCGCGGCGTCGTCTGGGGCACCGCGGGGGCGATCCTGCTGCGTGTCGCGCTGATCACGTTCGCGGTCGCGCTGCTCGACGTGCCGTTCCTGAAGCTCGGCGGCGGGTTGCTGCTGCTGTGGATCGGCATCAAGCTGATGGCGCCGGCCGAGGGCGCGCACGACGACATCAAGCCGGCCAGCCGGCTGTGGGACGCCGTGAGGACGATCGTGATCGCCGATGCGGTGATGAGCCTCGACAACGTGATCGCGATCGCGGGCGCGGCCGAACAGGCCGACCCGTCGCACCGGATCGCGCTCGTGATCTTCGGGCTCGTCGTCAGCGTGCCGATCATCGTGTGGGGCAGCACGCTGGTGCTGAAGCTGCTCGACCGTTTCCCGATCTTCGTGGCATTCGGCGCGGGGCTGCTCGGCTGGATCGCGGGCGGGCTGATCGTGAATGACCCGGTCGGCGACCGCTGGCCGGTGCTCGATACGCCGGAGGTCCTCTACGGCGCGAGCATCGCGGGCGCGCTGTTCGTCGTGGCGATCGGTTACACGCTCAGGAAGCGCCGCGACGTACCGCACGCGCACTGA
- a CDS encoding sensor histidine kinase, which translates to MATPAPTRHPTGAPSSAADEARDARYENPFAPPDETDAPEAPRPRSLFGEILDWMLAPLLLLWPMSIAVTYLVAKTIANGPFDRALETNAYVLARQIHPVNGVAELTLPEQTRDFLRADNVDSVYFQVLGTRGELVAGEADMPLPRDEDRPPPGVVMFRDDLLRGNDVRVAYTTVALPQAGSPQPVLVQVGETLDKRNALANDIIKGVILPQFVILPLAILLVWFGLSRGLAPLNALQAHIRARRPDDLSPVEAQRAPPEIEPLVTSFNDLLARLEQNMALQKRFIADAAHQMKTPLAGLRTQAEFALRHPVPPDVQRSLEQIATSSEQAARLVTQLLALARAENRASGLTFEPVEIATLARRAVRDWVQAALAKRMDLGYEGPPDPPDDGPLDVDGNPVMLREMLGNLIDNAIRYTPDGGRITVRVRAEPAARLVHLEVEDTGPGIPAAERERVVERFYRILGREGDGSGLGLAIVREIATQHGGTLTLDDHVYQHAPRLAGTLVRVSLPLAETAPD; encoded by the coding sequence ATGGCCACGCCGGCCCCTACCCGCCATCCGACCGGCGCGCCGTCGTCGGCCGCCGACGAAGCGCGCGACGCGCGCTACGAGAACCCGTTCGCGCCGCCCGACGAAACCGATGCGCCCGAGGCGCCGCGCCCGCGCTCGCTGTTCGGCGAGATCCTCGACTGGATGCTCGCGCCGCTGCTGCTGCTGTGGCCGATGAGCATCGCCGTCACCTATCTGGTCGCGAAGACGATCGCGAACGGCCCGTTCGACCGCGCGCTCGAGACCAACGCCTATGTGCTCGCGCGGCAGATCCATCCGGTGAACGGTGTCGCCGAGCTGACGCTGCCGGAGCAGACCCGCGATTTCCTGCGCGCGGACAACGTCGACAGCGTGTACTTCCAGGTGCTCGGCACACGCGGCGAGCTGGTCGCGGGCGAAGCCGACATGCCGCTGCCGCGCGACGAGGACCGCCCGCCGCCGGGCGTCGTCATGTTTCGCGACGACCTGCTGCGCGGCAACGACGTGCGCGTCGCTTATACGACGGTCGCGCTGCCGCAAGCGGGCAGCCCGCAGCCCGTGCTCGTGCAGGTCGGCGAAACGCTGGACAAGCGCAACGCGCTCGCGAACGACATCATCAAGGGCGTGATCCTGCCGCAGTTCGTGATCCTGCCGCTCGCGATCCTGCTGGTCTGGTTCGGGCTGTCGCGCGGGCTCGCGCCGCTCAACGCGCTGCAGGCGCACATCCGCGCGCGGCGGCCCGACGACCTGTCGCCCGTCGAGGCGCAGCGCGCGCCGCCCGAGATCGAGCCGCTCGTCACGTCGTTCAACGACCTGCTCGCCCGCCTCGAACAGAACATGGCGCTGCAGAAGCGCTTCATCGCCGACGCCGCCCATCAGATGAAGACACCGCTCGCGGGCCTGCGCACGCAGGCCGAGTTCGCGCTGCGCCACCCCGTCCCGCCCGACGTGCAGCGCTCGCTCGAGCAGATCGCGACGAGCTCCGAGCAGGCCGCGCGGCTCGTCACGCAGTTGCTTGCGCTGGCGCGCGCCGAGAACCGCGCGAGCGGGCTGACGTTCGAGCCGGTCGAGATCGCCACGCTCGCGCGGCGCGCGGTGCGCGACTGGGTACAGGCCGCGCTCGCGAAACGGATGGATCTCGGCTACGAAGGCCCGCCGGACCCGCCGGACGACGGGCCGCTCGACGTCGACGGCAATCCGGTGATGCTGCGCGAGATGCTCGGCAACCTGATCGACAACGCGATCCGCTACACGCCGGACGGCGGCCGCATCACGGTGCGCGTGCGCGCCGAGCCCGCGGCGCGGCTCGTGCATCTCGAAGTCGAGGACACCGGGCCGGGCATCCCGGCCGCCGAACGCGAGCGCGTCGTCGAGCGTTTCTACCGGATCCTCGGCCGCGAAGGCGACGGCAGCGGCCTCGGGCTCGCGATCGTGCGCGAGATCGCCACGCAGCACGGCGGCACGCTGACGCTCGACGATCACGTCTACCAGCACGCACCGCGCCTCGCCGGCACGCTCGTGCGCGTCAGCCTGCCGCTGGCCGAAACCGCCCCGGATTAA
- a CDS encoding response regulator transcription factor, which yields MRILIAEDDSILADGLTRSLRQSGYAVDHVKTGVDADTALSMQTFDLLILDLGLPKMPGLDVLKRLRARNSNLPVLILTAADSVDERVKGLDLGADDYMAKPFALNELEARVRALTRRGAGGGPTVVRHGSLAFDQVGRIAYANDHVLDLSARELGLLEVLLQRIGRLVSKEQLVDHLCEWGEEVSNNAIEVYVHRLRKKIEPSGVRISTVRGLGYCLEKVAPAAPADTAAPQPAVAGTPLR from the coding sequence ATGCGAATTCTCATCGCGGAAGACGACAGCATACTCGCGGACGGCCTCACCCGGTCACTCCGCCAATCGGGCTATGCGGTCGACCACGTGAAGACCGGTGTCGACGCCGATACCGCGCTGTCGATGCAGACATTCGACCTGCTGATCCTCGATCTCGGGCTCCCGAAAATGCCCGGGCTCGACGTGCTCAAGCGCCTGCGCGCCCGCAATTCCAACCTCCCCGTGCTGATCCTGACGGCCGCCGACAGCGTCGACGAGCGCGTGAAGGGGCTCGACCTCGGCGCCGACGACTACATGGCCAAGCCGTTCGCGCTCAACGAGCTCGAGGCGCGCGTGCGCGCACTGACCCGGCGCGGCGCGGGCGGCGGCCCGACCGTTGTGCGCCATGGCTCGCTCGCGTTCGACCAGGTCGGCCGGATCGCGTATGCGAACGATCACGTGCTCGACCTTTCCGCCCGCGAGCTCGGCCTGCTCGAGGTGCTGCTGCAGCGGATCGGCCGGCTCGTGTCGAAGGAGCAGCTCGTCGACCATCTCTGTGAATGGGGCGAGGAAGTCAGCAACAACGCGATCGAAGTCTACGTGCACCGGCTGCGCAAGAAGATCGAACCCAGCGGCGTACGGATCTCGACCGTGCGCGGCCTCGGCTATTGCCTCGAGAAGGTCGCGCCCGCCGCGCCGGCCGACACGGCAGCGCCCCAGCCCGCGGTGGCCGGCACGCCGTTGCGCTGA
- a CDS encoding MFS transporter, translated as MATLGGQISHSPMTGEEKKVIFASSLGTVFEWYDFYLAGSLAAYISKSFFSGVNPTAAFIFTLLGFAAGFAVRPFGAIVFGRLGDLVGRKHTFLVTIVIMGISTFVVGFLPGYASIGIAAPVIFIAMRLLQGLALGGEYGGAATYVAEHAPANRRGFYTAWIQTTATLGLFLSLLVILGVRTFIGEEAFGSWGWRVPFVASILLLAVSVWIRMQLNESPVFLRIKAEGKTSKAPLTEAFGQWKNLKIVILALVGLTAGQAVVWYTGQFYALFFLTQTLKVDGASANILIAIALLIGTPFFLFFGSLSDKIGRKPIILAGCLIAALTYFPLFKALTHYANPQLEVATQKAPITVIADPAACSFQFNPVGTSKFTNSCDVAKSALAKAGLNYENVAAPAGATAQIKVGDTVIPAYEGKAADAKAQGAAFDKTLASTLKSAGYPAKADPAQLNWPMTIVILTILVIYVTMVYGPIAAMLVEMFPTRIRYTSMSLPYHIGNGWFGGFLPATAFAIVAAKGNIYSGLWYPIVIALATFVIGLLFVKETKDSNIYAQD; from the coding sequence ATGGCAACGTTAGGCGGGCAAATTTCCCACTCGCCGATGACGGGCGAAGAGAAGAAAGTGATCTTCGCGTCGTCGCTCGGCACCGTGTTCGAGTGGTACGACTTTTACCTGGCCGGCTCGCTCGCGGCCTACATCAGCAAGAGTTTCTTCTCCGGCGTCAATCCAACCGCCGCCTTCATCTTCACGCTGCTCGGCTTCGCGGCCGGCTTCGCGGTGCGGCCGTTCGGCGCGATCGTGTTCGGCCGCCTCGGCGACCTCGTCGGCCGCAAGCACACGTTCCTCGTGACGATCGTGATCATGGGCATCTCGACGTTCGTGGTCGGCTTCCTGCCCGGCTACGCGTCGATCGGCATCGCCGCCCCCGTGATCTTCATCGCGATGCGGCTGTTGCAGGGCCTCGCGCTCGGCGGCGAGTACGGCGGCGCGGCGACCTACGTCGCCGAGCATGCGCCGGCCAACCGTCGCGGCTTCTACACCGCGTGGATCCAGACGACCGCCACGCTCGGCCTGTTCCTGTCGCTGCTCGTGATCCTCGGCGTGCGCACGTTCATCGGCGAGGAAGCGTTCGGCAGCTGGGGCTGGCGCGTGCCGTTCGTCGCGTCGATCCTGCTGCTAGCGGTGTCGGTGTGGATCCGGATGCAGCTGAACGAATCGCCGGTGTTCCTGCGCATCAAGGCGGAAGGCAAGACGTCGAAGGCGCCGCTGACCGAAGCGTTCGGCCAGTGGAAGAACCTGAAGATCGTGATCCTCGCGCTCGTCGGCCTGACTGCCGGCCAGGCCGTCGTGTGGTACACGGGCCAGTTCTACGCGCTGTTCTTCCTCACGCAGACGCTGAAGGTGGATGGTGCGAGCGCGAACATCCTGATCGCGATCGCGCTCCTGATCGGCACGCCGTTCTTCCTGTTCTTCGGTTCGCTGTCGGACAAGATCGGCCGCAAGCCGATCATCCTCGCGGGCTGCCTGATCGCGGCATTGACCTACTTCCCGCTGTTCAAGGCGCTCACGCACTACGCGAACCCGCAGCTCGAGGTCGCGACGCAGAAGGCGCCGATCACGGTCATCGCCGATCCGGCCGCCTGCTCGTTCCAGTTCAACCCGGTGGGCACGTCGAAGTTCACGAACTCGTGCGACGTCGCCAAGAGCGCGCTCGCGAAGGCCGGCCTGAACTACGAGAACGTCGCGGCACCGGCTGGCGCGACGGCCCAGATCAAGGTCGGCGACACGGTGATCCCCGCCTATGAAGGCAAGGCGGCCGACGCGAAGGCGCAGGGCGCGGCGTTCGACAAGACGCTCGCGTCGACGCTGAAATCGGCCGGCTACCCGGCGAAGGCCGACCCGGCGCAGCTCAACTGGCCGATGACGATCGTGATCCTGACGATCCTCGTGATCTACGTGACGATGGTCTACGGCCCGATCGCGGCGATGCTGGTCGAGATGTTCCCGACGCGGATCCGCTACACGTCGATGTCGCTGCCCTATCACATCGGCAACGGCTGGTTCGGCGGCTTCCTGCCGGCCACCGCGTTCGCGATCGTCGCGGCGAAGGGCAACATCTACTCGGGCCTCTGGTATCCGATCGTGATCGCGCTGGCCACGTTCGTGATCGGCCTGCTGTTCGTCAAGGAGACGAAGGACTCGAACATCTACGCGCAGGATTGA